The following coding sequences are from one Cystobacter fuscus DSM 2262 window:
- a CDS encoding DNA adenine methylase gives MSLKAPFPWFGGKSRVAHLVWDAFGADVANYVEPFAGSLAVLLGRPGEPRVETVNDLDCYLANFWRAVAADPEGVAHHADWPVNEVDLHARHRWLVSQRDFRERMRQDMEYFDAKVAGLWVWGISQWIGSGWCAQPAWEEQAEAGAKKGVGIRTAEYAKRPMLDKPGRGVHQLAVREGTYRDGTFKTSWNVSLANSVNWEGRTNAGRRAQGIHARTARGDTSSTWRQRPNLGSGNGVHGQQLREQMPMLRGNSGAVGAGVHASGRRGSVLEWMQALATRLRHVRVCCGDWERVLGPSATVAIGNTAVFLDPPYSAEAGRDPSLYAQEDLDVAHSVREWAIAHGDNPRFRIVLCGYEGEHQMPESWRCVAWKASGGYAASAGNTANARRERVWFSPHCLGERQPTLALWGTR, from the coding sequence ATGAGCCTCAAGGCCCCCTTTCCCTGGTTCGGCGGCAAGTCTCGGGTGGCCCACCTCGTGTGGGACGCCTTCGGCGCCGACGTGGCCAACTACGTGGAGCCCTTCGCCGGCAGCCTCGCGGTGTTGCTCGGTCGCCCGGGCGAACCGCGGGTGGAAACCGTCAATGACTTGGACTGCTACCTTGCGAACTTCTGGCGCGCGGTGGCGGCCGATCCCGAGGGCGTGGCGCACCACGCGGATTGGCCCGTCAACGAGGTGGACCTGCATGCCCGCCACCGCTGGCTGGTGTCCCAGCGGGACTTCCGCGAGCGCATGCGCCAGGACATGGAGTACTTCGACGCCAAGGTGGCCGGCCTTTGGGTCTGGGGCATCAGCCAGTGGATCGGCTCCGGCTGGTGTGCCCAGCCCGCGTGGGAAGAGCAGGCGGAGGCGGGCGCGAAGAAGGGCGTGGGCATCCGCACCGCCGAGTACGCGAAGCGGCCGATGCTCGACAAGCCGGGCCGGGGCGTGCACCAGCTCGCGGTGCGCGAGGGGACGTACCGTGACGGCACCTTCAAGACGTCGTGGAACGTCTCGCTCGCCAACTCGGTGAACTGGGAAGGCAGGACCAATGCAGGGCGGAGGGCACAGGGCATCCATGCGCGGACTGCTAGGGGGGATACCTCGAGCACCTGGCGACAGCGGCCCAACCTTGGCAGTGGCAACGGAGTCCATGGCCAGCAATTGCGAGAGCAAATGCCGATGCTGCGGGGCAACTCGGGGGCGGTCGGGGCAGGCGTGCACGCCTCTGGGAGGCGTGGCTCCGTGCTGGAGTGGATGCAAGCGCTGGCCACGCGCCTGCGCCACGTGCGTGTGTGCTGTGGTGATTGGGAGCGGGTGCTGGGGCCCTCCGCCACCGTGGCCATCGGCAACACCGCCGTCTTCCTGGACCCGCCGTACTCCGCGGAGGCGGGGAGGGATCCGAGCCTGTACGCCCAGGAGGACCTCGACGTCGCCCACTCTGTGCGTGAGTGGGCTATCGCCCATGGCGACAACCCCAGGTTTCGGATTGTCCTCTGCGGCTACGAGGGCGAGCACCAGATGCCCGAGAGTTGGCGCTGCGTGGCGTGGAAGGCCTCGGGTGGGTACGCCGCCTCCGCGGGCAATACCGCCAACGCCCGGCGCGAGCGCGTGTGGTTTTCACCGCACTGTCTGGGCGAGCGCCAGCCCACCCTGGCCCTGTGGGGGACGAGATGA